Proteins found in one Thalassomonas actiniarum genomic segment:
- a CDS encoding DUF7450 family protein, with amino-acid sequence MKRLYHTDKKSTAMMAAGLLALVVCGQASANNSAVITAEDPTTVLDHFMCYDIVEQPTPIDLKVYVRDQFLEQYYQVLELTKLCAPAEKHHDGKVFKIKYEFAHMACYNVQPEKFHAANARVNLYNQFGSYSELFVYQVREICVPTFKEHL; translated from the coding sequence ATGAAACGTTTATATCATACAGACAAAAAAAGCACGGCGATGATGGCGGCCGGTCTGCTGGCATTAGTCGTATGCGGACAAGCATCAGCCAATAACAGCGCCGTGATCACCGCCGAAGATCCAACCACAGTACTGGATCATTTCATGTGTTACGACATAGTGGAGCAGCCAACGCCGATAGATCTTAAGGTTTATGTTCGCGATCAATTTCTCGAACAATATTACCAGGTACTCGAACTGACCAAGCTATGCGCACCAGCGGAAAAACACCATGACGGCAAAGTTTTTAAAATCAAATACGAGTTTGCCCACATGGCCTGCTATAACGTTCAACCGGAAAAGTTCCATGCCGCTAACGCCCGTGTGAACCTGTATAATCAATTCGGCTCCTATTCCGAGCTTTTTGTTTACCAGGTCAGGGAGATATGCGTGCCGACATTTAAAGAGCATTTATAA